The DNA sequence CCGCGGTGAACGGCCGGTGCCGTCGTGACCACCGGCTGCGCCGTCCGGACGTCGACCGATCCACGACCGGTGAGGCCGGTGGCAAGACGACCTCGGCGCCGAGGCCGACTGCCCTCAGTGCCGCGGTGTCCGCGTCGTCGACGGCCTGACGGGCCGCAGGCAGGTCACGTCCCAGGGCGTCCATGACAGCACTCGTCACCGCGTTCGGCGAGGCGATGGCGCCCAGCAGCACGTGCTCGGTGCCGACGCAACGGTCGTGGCGGCGCTCGGCCTCGGCGACCGCGGGGGTGACGATCGCCCGCGCATCATGGGTGAAGCGTTCGACCATCTATCTACCTCCGTGCTTCTTGTGCGCCTGCCGCGAGATGCCCAAGCGCGTCACCGATCTGCTGCCAGGGCCATCCAGCGGCCCGCGCGCGGTGCACCTGCCGCCGCTCGAGGTCGTCGGCCAGCCGGCGCAGGGCCGCGACGGTCCGCAGCCCGATGGCCGGATCGACGTCCGCGGCCGTACGTGCGGTCTCGGCCAGTTCCATCCTGCTCACCTCGCCTCCCACGGCCCGCCGTCAATGTAGGTTGACGCGTCAGATGGTCAACCCGGGTTGACATCAGCGAGCGATCTGCGTACGGGCCGTCGTGTGCGAGGATTGACCATCATGGTGAGCGGGGTGCTGGACATCGCACTGCTGGCCGTCGTGGCGGTCATCGCCGCCCTGGCGCTGGCGGTCGCCGTCGCCGCCGTGCGCGTGCAACGGCGGATCCGCCGCACCCTGCGCGTGTCGACCGGCGCGTCCGGCAACGAGCTGCTCGTCGCGCTGCGCAACCACGACGACGACCTCGACGAGCTTGACGCGGCGGTCGTCGACCTCCGGGCACGTGTCACGAGCGTGGAGCGGGAACTCGAGCTGTGTACCAACAGAGTAGCCATGGTCCACTACGACGCCTTCCCGGACATGGGCGGCAAGCTATCGTTCTCGGTTGCGATGCTCGATGAGCAGGGAGATGGCATCGTGCTGTCAGTGATCA is a window from the Euzebyales bacterium genome containing:
- a CDS encoding Clp protease N-terminal domain-containing protein, whose amino-acid sequence is MVERFTHDARAIVTPAVAEAERRHDRCVGTEHVLLGAIASPNAVTSAVMDALGRDLPAARQAVDDADTAALRAVGLGAEVVLPPASPVVDRSTSGRRSRWSRRHRPFTA
- a CDS encoding DUF4446 family protein, with product MVSGVLDIALLAVVAVIAALALAVAVAAVRVQRRIRRTLRVSTGASGNELLVALRNHDDDLDELDAAVVDLRARVTSVERELELCTNRVAMVHYDAFPDMGGKLSFSVAMLDEQGDGIVLSVINGRSETRAWGKRVVGGDSRQRLSAEEADVLRRARMLDRSRSDEAAAGEAR